Part of the Archocentrus centrarchus isolate MPI-CPG fArcCen1 chromosome 4, fArcCen1, whole genome shotgun sequence genome is shown below.
AGTTTGGCTGATAGGATCacttaaaaatacacaataacTCTTCAGTTGTATTTTATCTTCTGAgtggctgaaaaaaaagaaactaaagcaTAGAattgtaaaagaaaagaagaaacaaaacttCATCTATAGAAATATATGAACTCAACAATGAAAGGTAAATCATTACTGTGAGAGACTATAACATTTTCTTGTCTAGTGGAGCAACAAAAGTGTTTGACAGGccacagagaaaaaaacccTGTGGCGCGGCTTggtggacggacggacggacggacggacggacggacggaaggaaggacggacggacggacggacggacggacggacggacggaaggaaggaaggacggacggacggacggacggatggatggatagatagatagatagatagatagatggatagatagatagatagatagatagataatacATACATGTCCTACAGGGTGCCTCCTCAGTGGATAGATTGTGAAGTGGATGTGAAGGTAGAACTCCAGTCCCTGGGCCTCTACATCTGTGCCTTTAACTTTGGGAGGAATATTCTCGGTCCACAGTTCAAAAAACACCTTGTGGTCTCCATCATCAAAAGACCCGAGGAGGTCTTTCTAGAAAGGTCACAGTTAttcgtttatttttttttggtttgcttgTTTATCACACAGTGGTAACTGATGCATAATACGTGCATGACTATTAAAAGTCTCTACAATTAATGAAGACAGCTCAGTGTTTGTGAAAAGTGTTCTGAGgctgcatcatctgcataatCTTTTCCACTTTTCACCATCACACCTCCACAAATAATCAACCATTTACCTGAATGACACGGGTCTTTGAGTCCCTGAGAGTACTCCCCCGAGGCTTTGAGACAAGTTTGCCTTTGCTTTTGCACTCCTTCTCAAAACTGTGAATTGTCGCTTCAAATTCTTCAAATTTAAGGtactacaaaaaataaataaaagaagcacaCCATCTCAATCACAGCACAATGCAgctgttttcattcaccttagTATAGTTTAATGTATAAAAGTTATGCATAAACATTGCGCATTTTGATTACTTTCAACTGAATTCTACCGAGGCTCATTTTGACTTCCATATGGCAGTTCACAGCTGAAAGGTGTGTTACCTCCTTGATCATCCCAAGAAGATCGGCTTCATTAGCCAAGATGTCCCCCATCTTGCCTGTTTGCCTGGAACTCATATGACTGCCGAAAACTTTCAAAATACCCGGCAGCAAAGAGTCCCGCTTTCATCCAATAACGCTTTACTCCCAGTTAGGATTTGCAATCTGTAAGTATTGaacagtacacacacatacacaaatattttttttctacaaaggTTCAACAGATTCCATTTTGGTCAAACAACTGAACCGTACGGGCACgataaaactgaaaacacatccTCTTCAACCCAACAAAGACATCAGCGTCAGCATCGATGTGATAAGCTAGCTAATAAGCTAGCTAAACAATTAATGTTATGTGACATGAAGAGAGCGCATTAACATCATCACCTCATTCGCATATCAGGTACTTGGTGAATTCCGTTTTATGAACATTTCGAGGCGTTCGTCCGTAAAACAGTCCATTTTTTCGCGAGGGCTTGGGATCTTAAGTTGTAACTTTTTTTGGTTCAACCACATTAGCTAGCAACAGTACACAGATAGGACGCTAAAAGACACCTAGCAACTGAATGGGCTGCAAAGTAGAGGTAAACGTCGTGAACACCCACGAAAGGCCGCTGTTATTCTTACCaaattgtgattttattttttccctctaaGAACTGTTATACggtataaaaaaattttttttaaagctttatttttttaagctagTTGTAAAAGAAAtgtatagaatttttttttaaatattgaagcacaGAATAAGCAGACAAATAAATCGTTTACTTTTTCAGAATACTTTTTATTTTCGTCTGGCATGGGTAAATATTTTTCGTTTATCTATCTTCATCTAATTTTgttatatgtttacatttcCGTTTTTTAGTTTAGAATTTAGTTTGTATTTCGAACCGGAAGCACTTGACGTGTCAAAGGTTGCGCACATTGTTCCTGCGCGGTACAGTCGGATTGCGATAATAATGAATGAAATTGTGTCCAAATAAGACGTCTAGCGTATCAATTCAATACTTTCGCTGTTGCAAAGTGAAAACCTGAGTGACCGAGACGCTGCTGTGTTTTCATAATAACATCAAAACGTTTTCTTATTTGAGGTAAGTTTGAGGAAATGTGTGGCCAGTGTGCTAAAGCTAACAACTAGCATGAATGAGAGACCCTGCTGAAGTTAATTGTGTAGTTAAGAAATTATACCTCTGGCTAACTGATTCAGCAACAACAGCTGTCAGATTATTTTTACATGGTCAAGAAGAGGCGCACACTATATTAATTTATGAAGCTTTGTAAGTAATGATACACACTTGTATCATTACACACTTAGTGGTTTGGACTTTTCTAATGTCGCTGTGGACAAAGTAAACTGAAATATACAACAATAGGGCAAGCGAACATGTTTCTATGAGTTTTAACATTTTCTAGATTGCTTATTGTACTGGCAGGTAGGTTTTAAGGTTTAGTAAAGCGTTCACTCAAATTAAAGTGGCTTAATTGTatgttttcttgtctttttttttctcgttttaAAGGCTAACAGACTTGGAGCGAGATGGCTGGAATTCTATTTGAGGATATTTTTGATGTAAAAGATATTGATCCAGATGGCAAGAAGTTTGACAGAGGTGTGTGAAATATTATCATGAAAGAAAATGTGACGTTATAATGccaaccaacatagaactgcatgcTTTAAAGTTTCTGGCCTTCATTGCCCAACTAGTAATTTCAGACACCCTAGACAGATTATCAAACATTGGACCacttgcatgtttttttgttttttttcaattataatCTTGATGTGGATAAAATTAAAATTGCCACCCAAATGCAATTCTTCTTAATGGAAGGGTACTGTGGAAAATGACTGAATGTTAAACTAATCTCTTCATAAGTTTCCAAGAACATGAAATTAATGCTCACAATGCttccaggggttaaagtgggatttggcaggtgggaaAACCCTAAGATGAGGTATAACATTGTAGTGTGAGAGAAAGAATCACATAGAAATaagtaatataataatttattttgtgaGTTTCTGTAGATTTTACTTTGTGTACtagtgatcagctgacctgtgctgctgctcagatATGCATTGCTCTTTGTTGATTTTGCCAACTGAAGAAGATAGAGAAGATATAAGGATTTGTTTCTTACACTAACATGGCAAATTTCCAACCTCTAGACAGTGTAAAGCTAGTGTAAATGGTAAAATTTAGTGAGTAAAtttaatcagcatcatcaccttaAATATATCCATGTATGTTGCCCCGATGTAATACAACACTGACCACACACCTGTTTCTTATTATCTCCATGCCATCAGCTGGAAGCAATCCCAggctgcagcagatgaaaacaGAACTCTCTTTTAAAGTATTCTGTTTTACCTGCCTATCACATTAACTTATCATTTACTGAAGGTGCCGGAATGCCGTTCCCATTTGTtccagcccactttaacccctgaatGCCTTTGACCAGTCATTAACAAGTCTAGATTATCAGCATTTCAGTTGTTgatcttctttattttcttttgcattgTCAGTTAACatcctttaattaaaaaaatgcaaatgaactAATAGAAACTCTGCAAATGGTTTTGCTTCAGTGTCTCGTCTGCACTGTGAAAGTGAATCTTTCAAGATGGACCTCATCTTGGATGTGAACATTCAGATCTATCCCGTTGATCTTGGtaaaaaataagtttttttttttgtccctgtgTGTCCTTGTGAAGTTTAATAATTGTTAGTTATTTATTAGTCTGTTTATTAAATACCACAGTGTAACTGTATAACTGTAGTGTATtagtcatttttaatatttcattagAATAAATTGGCACATGTGGAAAGTAAAGTTGTGCCATACTACATTTCATCAAGATACTTGCTTGATTGTTAGTGCACTCCCTGACTCCCTCAATATTTGACTTTATCACATGCGGGTAAATAACATAACAGCTGTGTAATAACACCTTTATTCAACCCAAAAGAAAACAGCTTCATGAGTAAACCTTTAGCAAAGGCCATAAAGAACCATGTGTCAAAATGCGCAATGATATGAGGAAGCATGTTTGTTATAATAAATCTCTTTCATTAAGGTGACAAGTTTAGACTGGTTATTGCCAGCACGTTATATGAAGATGGAACGCCAGATGATGGAGAATACAATCCTCAGGATGACAGACCGTCTAGGTAAGAGAGTTGCttacaatttaaatttttaatttgtataaCTTCACCAACAAATGCTACTTGTTTGACATTTAACAATCTAATagctttttgttattttcttactcctctaatttacaaaatgttttttgttttgtttctctgagACTTTCACACTCATTCcattttgtttaaatttccagaGCAGACCAGTTTGATTACGTGATGTACGGGAAAGTTTACAAGATTGAGGGCGATGAAACTTCAACAGAAGCTGCCACACGTCTGTAAGTAAAGTGCTCAGTTTTCAGCAAATGATCACATCTTGTGTTTGCACTGAAAGTCATTACCTGCTGGAATGaagctctgtgtgtctgtaacaaAGAAGATGACATTTCTATGATCTTGTCTATGAAAATGAGATGCCCTTTGGATTTTGCCTCTGTGATTAGTATTCCAGACTCTGTTGTTGGTGAGCATTAATACACTTCTGTGGATGTGCTCCTTCTTTCAGCTCTGCTTATGTGTCTTATGGAGGCCTCCTCATGAGGCTGCAGGGAGATGCCAACAATCTTCATGGCTTTGAAGTGGACTCCAGGGTCTACCTCCTCATGAAGAAGCTGGCCTTCTAAAATGCACCCTTGATCAACCACCCACGGTGCCACAGTCAACCTTAAAGTTATACTGAACGGAAAACATGCAAGTCTGGAGCATCTACAAGGAGGctgcaaaaaacattttctttcttaaaattTTCTTGAGTCTCGTTCCTCCAACAAAATGGACTAAAGACTAAACACTGGCACATAAgaactgctgcagcctctgtctGCTGAcaaactgtaaataaagatttttataCACATTGGcatgtttattcttttatttatatacacacacacatatatatatctcaCAGTTTAACAAATCTGATAATAGCTgatctctgtctttctgttgtAGGATATATATTGTAGGATAAATGGATTatttcattatatatatattttttaatttaccatAATTTACAGCTGATCTAATAAAATGTTCTTCTTGAACAGCCCAAATCAATCAATAATTTTTCGATCCTTACACTGATTTATATTCTTCCCATATTGTATTCTGTAATTCAATAATTGTGTGTTATGAACAACATTaagatgaatttttttattatattttgtcaATGTCACATTCATCTCGACAGCAATTCAGTTCTACAGGAATCAGAAATACTTATATTAATACAGCAAATATTATCATACCGGGAGACTTCAACATTCATGTTGACGCCCCTACTGATTACCTTGCTGCCAAATTTCTCCAACTACTAGATTGCTTTAATTTAAGGCAACATGTCCACGTCCCCACTCATAAAGGGGGTCACACCCTGGACCTTGTTATCACAAGCGCCACACTTCCTATTCATCTGCAGGCCTATGACCTGGGTGTACATAGGCCTGGGCCTATGAcctggattacagctcagcattcaacaccatagttccctccaggctggtctctaagctgctggacctgggcctgggcccatccctgtgcaggtgggttcacagcttcctgaccagcagaccacaggtggtacgagtgggtcacctcacctcatcctccctcaccctcaacactggatccccccaaggctgtgtgctcagccctctgctgtactcactgtacacccatgactgcgaggccacgtcagagtccaacatcatcatcaagtttgctgacgacactgctgttgtgggactaatctctcacaatgaggagacagcctacaggagagaggtctcccgcctggagaactggtgccaggagaaccacctcctgctcaacgtcagcaaaacaaaggaactgatcgtggacttcagcaggaagcagcagagggactaccatccacttgtcatcagtggtgctgaggtggaaagagtggacactttcaaatacctgggagtgaccatctcacaggacctgtcctggactcatcacataaacatcactgtgaagaaggccagacagcgtctctacctcctcaggcggctgagagacttcaagctcccactcaaggtgctcaggaacttttacacctgcaccatcgagagcatcatgcgtgggagcatcaccacctggatgggaaactgcaccaagcaggacttcatggccctaaaaagggtggttcgttcagctgaacggaccatcagaaccaccctccccaacctgcaggacatttacaccaagcagtgcagggcaggctgagggccatgaagatcctaaaacagcccagccaccccggacactctctcttctccctgctcccatcaggccggcgttaccgctgcctgaggactaagactgaaaggttgaagaagagtttttacccacaagccatccgtctgctcaactctgagccctaactggaccattattgcacaatgtaaatattataatttataaaagtgtgtatagtgtatagtatatagagtatagtgtatagtgtgaattactttttttatttttattcttcttatttatgtgtgtgtatatatggttgcaggtacaaaatacatttcactgtgcattgtactgtgtataactgtgcatgtgacaaataaacactatcttatcttatcttatcttatcttacagtATCTGATCACAAGGCAATATCTTTGAAACTGCTCTCCACTGCTCTCACTACCAAGCCTAAACGCCAGATATgttttagaaatatttaaaacattgaCACATCTGGTTTTGTAGCTGAGCTTCAGTGCCTCTAGAGATTTTACATCAGCTGATGATGCACTCGGTTACTATGACACTCATCTTAGTAACCTCTTGGACACCCATGCGCCAATTAA
Proteins encoded:
- the polr2h gene encoding DNA-directed RNA polymerases I, II, and III subunit RPABC3; protein product: MAGILFEDIFDVKDIDPDGKKFDRVSRLHCESESFKMDLILDVNIQIYPVDLGDKFRLVIASTLYEDGTPDDGEYNPQDDRPSRADQFDYVMYGKVYKIEGDETSTEAATRLSAYVSYGGLLMRLQGDANNLHGFEVDSRVYLLMKKLAF